Part of the Pieris brassicae chromosome 5, ilPieBrab1.1, whole genome shotgun sequence genome is shown below.
aACAACATAACACATACTAGTagccaaaataagaagaaagatacaaggtttactacttgaatagttgttttaacctattcttaaatgaagcagtagaggagtgTGAAAAATATCGATATTATAACACATACTGTATTTATAGTCTCaggtatacaataaaaaatgtaacccATTAGTTACAATAGCAGGCTTTGGTCACAGGTAACATAAGAAAAAGCATTTGCACCTGTTGAATTTCCATCTTCTGCTTTTAAATTGAAGGATTTTACTGAAACAGCATGGCACTGAAATACAATAGACAGAAGAATGTACACTTCTGTCTTCCAATACTATTGGTTGTGTTACTGATACatgtatttacttattaaacaaCATGGAATTTAGTGAAGGATTATAAAGTAAAGAATTCTCaccatataattttacaattactaAATAGGGTCAGCTACTTAGCGCAAAGTATAAcaccaatataataatttcatgtatATGTGACCTGGCTTAATAACACTTTGTAAAGTATATGaccaaaatataacaaaaaattatggtAAGTTGAGGGTTGAGACAGActcaaaaatgtttattttcatttaaagtaACTTTAATCATGAAAGTTGTCAAATTTTTTCACCTACCTACTTTTTAACTCTGTTAACCTGATATGCCAGTCTCTCTGACAGTGATGCTGAAAACTGGGAGCATCAATTAGagcaataatgtaataaattttacattatattcaaagaagtattatattaataatacatttaactatattggttaaaaaaatcatttaagcACTGTTTTGAACATAGCTTTTAAttagatatacataaaaaaatagaagttCTCAGTTTTCTTATTAAGGATTGAATATTGGTTTTTCAGAGTATTTCACAAAGTCTATGATAGTTTCAAACCTGAAGCCATAGTGGTTCAATGTGGTGCTGATGCTTTGGCTGGCGATCCAATGGGGGGAGGTGGGGTGACAATCAAAGGATACTGTACTTGTGTTCAAAATGTCTTAGATAAACAAAAGCCAACTGTGCTCTTAGGTGGaggtatgtttttttgtaatttatttgtactATAAAGACTGAcacctaaaacatatttatgttaaGAATGTTATTGCTTTTAAAGTTGCTGGTAAAAATCTATACCTATTGTAATccaaattcttattaaaaaatatacatatatctcaataatatttatttaaggtgGATACAACTACAGTAATACAGCTAAGTTGTGGGCTTCCATCACAGCTCTAGTTGTGGATGTAGAATTGGATCAAAACATTCCAGAACATGATTATTGGCCTCTCTATGGACCAGATTATATCCTCAGTATTCAGCCTCTACTTGCAAGAGATAAGAACTGTAAAGCTGATCTAGACAATTGCATAGCAAAAATTGAAGGTATATAATGAATCAGCTCTATTTCCTTTAAGAAATTTAGTATAGAAACTAAATGTAATTACATTTGCTTACATGTTTGTTGCTTTTTATTACagataatttgaaatttgttaTTGAAGGTGAAACCATAAAACAAGAGACTGATacagaaaaacaaaatcaaattagtacatgtaaaaaatttaaggaAACATTGTACAAAAGGCGAAAGAAATTAcagattaaagaaaataatgttttaataaatgatgaaTCATTCAATAATGATGTGTACAATTTCATAGATTAAAGTTCACAGCttatcttttgttttcttaccattataaacttaataagtACAAAGTGGTATACAATTCAGAATacgttttagtaataaaacacctatatcaaaaaaaatatttatttaaggttCATTCACTGAACAGTTATTACAAAGAAAGATATATTAATGCATATTCTTACatggaaattaaataatctgagaataaaattacaacaaaaatttataaatgatacaCACCATAATAATGGAATCACAATTTTCAAAGAAGACaggaatttatttctttatatttgttaagcaataagttaaaattattaacgcaatattatatatatgtaggtttccccaaatttgtttttattaaaatgttgataATTACAGTACAAATGCATACCCTTAAGCACAGAGTATTCAAGCTCTATCAAACAGCCACTTGTCAATGTAATGTGGTTGTGAGGTTTTGTTCCTAAACACCGAAAAAGACTATATACATAGACAATATTCACTTTATAGATGCATTTACATTTGTATGTAAACTTAGGCCAGAGCCACTCATTAGTATAATtgaatacatacaaatattgactttaaattttaggctattgtttgaaatttagaaataataaaatctagtaaataataaaaaatccatagcccataaaatgttaaatcaaCTGTTTCATCCCATTCTATACATAGtctaaattgaattttatatatagtgcATATAGTATTGCAAGCAATGTggacatattatatttttgcatCAGCACACAAGTTACAATTACAGCAGTTGTGTCTTATCTTACATGATTAGATTTTgtatgatattataataaagtatttttattgaaatgtcaaCTATGAATAGATAAATACTTaacttgtattataataaaataaaaagtaaatctaCTGTAGCTAgcaaaatgtaaatacatacaaGCTAATCATGTAAAATGATTATTGCTGCAAATTTGAATTGTTTAGTCTGATGGTCTCTTTTCACTATGTTTTTTGGTGAATTCTTCTGCATTCTTTGAGAATTTTTTCCGGTCCTTTAAGTATTCCTCAGCCAGCTCAGCACGTAATGGATGTTCTGGTTCAGGGTCATTCACAAGTGCAACTAGGGCTTGTATAACTGAAAGGAAGATTTCATAGTTGtggaaaaactaaaaatgtgGTAATAGATTATATAGTGAAGCCAGCTAACTCCAATGTGTCACtgataataaacatttgtgGTCCACTGattaattgattatttaaGATAACTGACTTCCTTTTGTACCCCCACagtaaatcatatttatttcagttcCCAGATAGTATCCTTGAGAAGCGAGTGCCCAACTAGGAGCAGAATTGTTTCATATTACCTATTATTagtcatatatttttgtcagaAAGATTCACTTGAAAATATTGTAgtgttctataaataattaacatattacTATCTACCATACTAAAACTTATTCTCCAATAACATAATAGTTACCTTGGTCAGTCTTAGTTGCTGGTTTCCAATTTTCAGCACTAATGATTGGTAGGCATACTTGGCCCTTTTCATCAATATTAGGGTgataaatctttgttttaaaacttattttaggAGGTTTGAATGGATATTCTGCTGGGAAATTGATCTCAATCCGGAATGCACCTTTATTATAAGGAGGGTTGTcctgtaaaatttaatacccACATAAATGTTGATGATTAGATCTagaattaatacaaaaataaaaataaataaaatacaaaattggcCAAAATACGATTATTTTGGCCATTAACAtaagaaacaataatattagaaataaaacctTAAAGCTGAAACATTTGTAATATTCATTTGATGAGTCATCGACGGGGAAAAATCACGTAAATAATACTCACGGGCACAATTAATCCCTGCCAAGTTAATATATTCGATTCATCAACCTGGATATCCCTAAATGACTTCAGCCCCGACTGCCTGATGTCATTCAGCTCCTGAAATATGGACGATCATTTTGTAAACCGACAACTAATAAAAGACAGCTGTTAATCTTTGATTGCTTTACCATTTACCTAAATTGAACACTTTATAAACCTCGTATTTCACAaagaaaaactataaaataaggCTTACCTTTTGAAGTCTTCTCGTCGCTGCCATCGTAatctaatttacaaaataaaatttcgcaAATAaagtatgaatatttttttaaatatatttatatagtcgtcttaaacaacatattatacgtaattactattataatgCCGAAATCCGATTCAGTTCAgcgatttaattaaatgaaaatgtcaATGACATGTCTTCGGATCGACGGCGGCCATTTCATTCGTTTCGTTACATGCACAAAAACTATGATAGAggtattacaataatttataaattactaatgtttttgttttaaataatatgtttttattaataatatcacaaTTTAAAATCACGGATGAGttcgtaatatatttacaatcaaAAACAGCTATCTATAATTCGTGTACACACGTAGTAAAACCAAGAGCGGTCCTTAACTATCTTAATgacagtaaatataaataaatatttgtctttaagTTCTAGAAGACAGAAAGTCATTGCCTACTACTGCTGGCTATTATTCTAATTGCTATTCGTTGTAGATACCCTGCAGACTCCAGTCTACTTTCGTACGACCGAGTTGCTTGAGGGTCAAGGAATATGTGGAGTCTATAATTAAACTTAGATTCTTTTAGCAGTTGGTATAAACATAGTTATTACGAGGATCAGTTTATATCAGTTTGAATTTTCTAGTAGTGTAGgagaaaatattgtacaaagtATTCGTCCGAGCCGCCGTCTACATTTAAAACAGCAAAATACAACTAGTAAACGTTTAATGCCATTCACTGtattagttaatataaataaaatgggaTTGCGTTTTTTCAGAATTTTATTCAACTATGAAATGAAACAGAAACGAATtgcaacaaatttatttaaaaacgaatacaaacgggttttttatttgatatcatTCACCAGATGAAAAGCTAATTGTATGATAGATAGGAGAATATTGATGGAGTAAATATGTACCcacgaaataaaaatatgacctTTAAGTTCGGAATTTGTAGTATTTGCGGCGCCCTTTCATATAACTACAAATAACGATATTTACTGTAGTAATATGAAAGGGCGCCGCCTTCCGGGTGTATAAAAGAAGATTTGAGAATTGACAATAGCAGCATTATCGGAAAGTATGAATTGTTTCATAAAAGAAATACGTGACGGACTAGTATTATGTATGCATATTAATGTCGGAAATTTTTCTATATCTACTGAATTTGTGACATTTTCTTCTGAATCTTCACAAGCTTGCTGCACATTGTCTAAGACTAAGTTCTGTGAGCACTTTTCTTCAGATACAAATGGTAGAAAAGTATTCAGTGTACTTAGTTTATCGATAGAGTACGTTCGTTTATGCTTTAATCTTCGTGGGTGCGGTCGTCGTCCCGACGGCGGTTGCGTTGCCGGCGCCCCCACCCTTCCCGGGGGCGGTCGCGTTGTCGGCCTTCGCCCCTTGGGGCTCCACCCCGCTGGAAGAACGACCCCTGCTTCTCGAAAATACGCTCGTTTGAGTCCACCAAGTTGCCCACCTAGAATTATGTTATACATTGCAGTGGTAATTCATATCATTTATAATAGGATTATCATTTGTATGTAGATTGCATTATGATAAacttaaagaataataatgttgagttaattatactatgtcgatatgattatttttttaaatattatgtatgtgttttctttcaatattgcACAGTTTTCACGGAACAAGTAAAGCGGTTATTTTTCCTACatgctatattaaaaataattcccACCTTATCAGCCAACTGTAGCGCCAGCGCCTGCATTCTAGTGGGCTCCGAGCGATGAAGGATCGCACATTCACTGGGGTCATCAAGTGAGGCTAGCAATTCTTCATTAATAATCATCTTCGAAACAAGCGAATGCACGCGTTGACGCGGCATCTCGAACATGTCGGCCATAGAACGAAGGGATAGTGAAGCATAGACATGAGCATATGTAAATAAGTAAGTACGGAGTGATTCCTCTCTGATCAAACGACCAAGCATAGCCCGTACGTTATCGGCGCCAACCATCAAATCCCATACCTGCGAAGAAATTGTAAGTTTTAGAATGGGTTGAACTTGAAATACTCATCCTTGATATTGTCAACTTATCTAAATTCCCATGCTAAAAAAATGCTCTCATATTcctctttttaaaataaaaatattactattaaagattgttgtctaaaaataaaacatttaaaattcatacgTTATTCATATTCATTCCTTTTCAGTAGCAGGAAGTATCTatccaattttaaaaattgattacCTTGGCATTCATTTTTTCGTTAACGATGAAGTTAAGGCATGCTCGCCAGTCCCCGCGTCTCATGGCCCGAGCAGCCGCAACCGCATGTTCTCGCATTGATTCGGGCGGACCCACAAGAGCCTGACGCTCACTAGCGCGCAAGTTCTGGTAAAACGTCTTACTTATCATACGACGGCGGGCATCAAACTCATGTGCAGCCATATACGGTATCTCTATTAACATAGCAGATACCAGATACACACATTCCAGTAACTCCAAGTTTATATGCATATGGAAAGGCATCTGGCGCTGCTTCTCAATCTTTTCTTGCTCTTTAGATCGCTCATGCTGACGCTGCGGCAAAAGACCCTGAGCGAGTAGTTCTTTAGGCTTTCCAGTCATCATTAGCTCAGCTAGACAACCATGTGCTTCTTTTACATTTCCTCGACGGAATGCACACAGACCTAGGTTGGCCATAGTGCGGTTGTACAAAATCTGAGTGCTGGGATCAGAATGCTGAACATTCTCTTGTAAATGAGACATCAGCAAGAGATCACGCGCTTGGAACCAGTTATCATGCAGAGCGTGATGATAGATGTGCGACAAGATGGCACGAGTACGTAGACGATCAGATTCGTCGTTGGCATAGATGTATTTGCAAAATTTCTCCATCTTCTTAATAGAAGTTTCCTCGCTTGGAGGTTGATCTTTCTTCACGGCACGTGGGTCGAATTTATAGTAAAGATGATCAATTTTACGAAGATAAGCACGGCATATTTCTTGAGGGGTGCCATCACGCTCCACAACTTGACAGACTCGGTCAATCAGAGCCGAGACTCTCACTTCATCCTTTAATCTCTCAACATATTCATTGGAATGAGGATCACATTCCTTCAAAAGTTTAGTGAACTCATCATCTAATCGCTCGAGCGCTATAAGCAAGCTGCCTCTAACTTGAAATGGAGCAGTTACAAGTTGTTCAGTTTCTTCTGTGATTGACTCACTAAGCATCATGTCTTCGTGAGCTAAGAGAATAGTTACCATGTGATCCACGTTTTCAACAAGCCGTGACCAATATTCAGGTTTCATGGCATCAGACACCTTAGGGTTGTAATCAAAGAGTGCTGCAACAGTGGCTGCGCGTAGTTTTAACTGAAGAGCATCACCAAGATTATGTTGTGCAGCGACAGTACGCAGTTCATGTAACAGTTCGAGTTGGGCACGACGGTCTGTGCGTTTCCGGCCTCGAGCCGCACTGACTTCTCCGAGTTTCTTCACAACTAGAGCAGCATCAATGTCACTGTCCTGTGAAAGAAAAATTCTTAAGTTTCTTCctataaatgttattagaGTATACAACTGGCATTAGTTATATATCTTGATAGTCAATATATTTGTGATAGTctaacaatcaaataaatattacttggCTTCAACATAGAATTGTTACAAACCCacacattttagttttttttattacttactagCTGTTGTTGCTGTTTCACTctacaatcaaatataatagCTGACCTCCACTCAGCCTTTACATATATGCAATTTTATGTACCTTTCTcatattatttacgttttttttaatttgtaactaTGAAACTGTATAATATAAGCAAAGTTATATAGCACAAGGGAGATGAGATAGCGTTAGTTGTTTGCTCATAAACTGAATAAATTTAGGACTATCAATTTTTATCTGAAATAAAGTATAGAACCACAATTTCATAGTTTAGTATAAGTTTAAAGTCCACATTTTTGACAACTATAGACTCACCCAGTGTTTTGCCTGTAGCATCAGTTCTAACAGTATGtttgaaacattttaatgGTATTTATGACTGTTATTGTACATATAGTCAAGAGAGGTTACCATTGTTTTACCCCAACTTAAcaatttaaagataataacatttgtgtttgtttgttaataaaacagtTAACAATTGGATGAATTGCCTAACAGTCTC
Proteins encoded:
- the LOC123709909 gene encoding ubiquitin-conjugating enzyme E2 L3, with the translated sequence MAATRRLQKELNDIRQSGLKSFRDIQVDESNILTWQGLIVPDNPPYNKGAFRIEINFPAEYPFKPPKISFKTKIYHPNIDEKGQVCLPIISAENWKPATKTDQVIQALVALVNDPEPEHPLRAELAEEYLKDRKKFSKNAEEFTKKHSEKRPSD
- the LOC123709648 gene encoding eukaryotic translation initiation factor 3 subunit C, yielding MSRFFATGTDSESETSSEEEHVVRAPAPVYTFSDDEEETKRVVRSMKEKRYEELEGFIHSIRNHRKIKDFSSALASFEELQRAYTRASSVIQKEENGIAPRFFIRALVELEDWVTSAWNDRESRKAMSKGNSKALTSLRQKLRKYTKEFDSEIVKFRDNPDLPDDDEERKEEPSSDESDEEEKVKEKPKVRRSPEPQRRPAPQEDESSDSMDWGSSSSESSSSSDDETRGAATLRERFLKRATERDDDEEGDRRRARRERRDRVGKVSKKDQVDDGGEWETVRKGAATSDKPKMFAKDSDIDAALVVKKLGEVSAARGRKRTDRRAQLELLHELRTVAAQHNLGDALQLKLRAATVAALFDYNPKVSDAMKPEYWSRLVENVDHMVTILLAHEDMMLSESITEETEQLVTAPFQVRGSLLIALERLDDEFTKLLKECDPHSNEYVERLKDEVRVSALIDRVCQVVERDGTPQEICRAYLRKIDHLYYKFDPRAVKKDQPPSEETSIKKMEKFCKYIYANDESDRLRTRAILSHIYHHALHDNWFQARDLLLMSHLQENVQHSDPSTQILYNRTMANLGLCAFRRGNVKEAHGCLAELMMTGKPKELLAQGLLPQRQHERSKEQEKIEKQRQMPFHMHINLELLECVYLVSAMLIEIPYMAAHEFDARRRMISKTFYQNLRASERQALVGPPESMREHAVAAARAMRRGDWRACLNFIVNEKMNAKVWDLMVGADNVRAMLGRLIREESLRTYLFTYAHVYASLSLRSMADMFEMPRQRVHSLVSKMIINEELLASLDDPSECAILHRSEPTRMQALALQLADKVGNLVDSNERIFEKQGSFFQRGGAPRGEGRQRDRPREGWGRRQRNRRRDDDRTHED